In Oryzias melastigma strain HK-1 linkage group LG16, ASM292280v2, whole genome shotgun sequence, a single genomic region encodes these proteins:
- the apoeb gene encoding apolipoprotein Eb — MKAVALILALAVITGCNARAVRQAETSMTRVEDSVDRFWQYIQGLSKDAQAVVDTITAGQMKAELESLITQTMTEVAEYKESALSKLGPLTTSTSGQVNEDLKLLINKLQKDMTDAKDRSTEYLGELNTMVTQNADDVRSRITAYTNKLRKRLIKDTAEIREAVATYMGEVHSRATQNADAVREQVEPYLAQAGDAANKKLSDITSVLDAQGDTIRTQLENSMRELRTSMDTRLEELTELIVPYATKIREQFEEVMTKVKDTTIQ; from the exons ATGAAGGCTGTAGCTCTGATCCTTGCCCTGGCAGTCATCACTG GCTGCAATGCCCGTGCTGTGCGCCAGGCTGAAACCTCCATGACCCGTGTGGAGGACAGCGTGGACCGCTTCTGGCAGTACATCCAAGGCCTGAGCAAGGATGCTCAAGCAGTTGTGGACACCATCACCGCCGGACAGATGAAAGCAGAGTTGGA GAGCCTGATCACTCAGACCATGACAGAGGTGGCAGAGTACAAAGAGAGTGCCCTGAGCAAGCTGGGGCCTCTCACTACTAGCACCAGTGGCCAGGTGAATGAGGACCTCAAACTTCTGATCAATAAGCTGCAGAAGGACATGACCGATGCTAAGGACCGCAGTACTGAGTACCTGGGAGAGCTCAATACCATGGTGACCCAGAATGCCGATGATGTACGCAGCCGCATCACCGCCTACACCAACAAGCTCAGGAAGCGTCTGATCAAAGACACCGCAGAGATCCGCGA GGCCGTGGCCACTTACATGGGGGAGGTTCATTCCCGCGCCACCCAGAACGCAGATGCTGTCAGGGAGCAGGTTGAGCCCTACCTCGCGCAGGCCGGCGACGCTGCCAACAAGAAGCTGAGCGACATCACCTCTGTCCTCGATGCCCAGGGCGACACCATCAGGACCCAGCTGGAGAACAGCATGAGGGAGCTGCGCACCTCCATGGACACCAGGCTGGAAGAGCTCACCGAGCTGATTGTCCCCTATGCCACCAAGATCCGTGAGCAGTTTGAGGAGGTCATGACCAAGGTCAAGGATACCACCATCCAATAA
- the LOC112143598 gene encoding apolipoprotein A-I: MKVLAVLVLAVFTGCNANLFYADAPKPQLEVLTDAFWDYVSKATQTADDTLEMIKKTQFGQEVSARLTESATLANEYATSIHEQLPPEAKQLITKVTTEADVLRERVNQELTKARENLEPYAETLRSNIEQRVEQLKQELAPYTESLDSETLRATLMQKSEELKANLEQSVKDLQTQLGPYTEDLKQKVDQHLQDFKERVAPISVRVQSEIGQRAQQVKEMASPYVEQMRERLDPYAQDLQARLTSLYDSFVKSS, translated from the exons ATGAAGGTCCTTGCTGTGCTTGTCCTTGCCGTTTTTACTG GCTGCAATGCCAACCTCTTCTATGCTGATGCCCCAAAGCCTCAGCTGGAAGTGCTGACTGATGCTTTCTGGGACTATGTTAGCAAAGCCACCCAGACTGCTGATGACACACTGGAGATGATCAAGAAGACCCAGTTTGGGCAGGAAGTCAG TGCCCGATTGACAGAAAGTGCAACCCTGGCAAACGAATATGCAACCTCCATTCACGAGCAGCTTCCCCCTGAAGCCAAGCAGCTGATCACCAAGGTCACCACCGAGGCCGACGTGTTGAGAGAGCGCGTGAACCAGGAGCTGACCAAAGCCAGGGAGAACCTGGAGCCCTATGCCGAGACCTTGAGATCTAACATCGAGCAGAGAGTGGAGCAGCTCAAACAGGAGCTGGCACCCTACACCGAATCCCTGGATTCCGAGACCCTGAGGGCCACCCTGATGCAGAAGAGCGAGGAGCTTAAGGCTAACCTGGAGCAGAGCGTGAAGGACCTGCAGACCCAGCTGGGACCTTACACCGAAGACCTGAAGCAGAAGGTGGACCAGCACCTGCAGGATTTCAAGGAGAGAGTGGCACCAATTAGCGTTAGAGTCCAGAGTGAGATCGGTCAGAGAGCCCAGCAAGTGAAGGAAATGGCAAGCCCCTACGTTGAACAGATGAGGGAAAGGCTGGACCCCTACGCCCAGGACCTCCAGGCTCGTCTCACCAGCCTCTATGACTCCTTCGTCAAGTCCAGTTAA
- the LOC112143599 gene encoding apolipoprotein A-I — MKVFVVLAVAVLSGCHANLFYADEPKPQLEVLTDAFWDYIAKATQTADDTLDMIKTSPIGQEINARLTESADVASRYAVALQEQLSPAAQDVMNRITKEADVLKNVLTQELSSVRGKLEPYTDNMRAQIQQRVEKLKQDLSPYADSEALRATLLQKSEELKSNLEQSVKDLQAQLGPYTDDLKQKVDQHLQKFQKSVAPMTEKVQLELSQRANLVKQMVAPYAEDLREKLDPYAQDLQAQLMSLYQSYVNAN, encoded by the exons ATGAAGGTGTTTGTGGTGCTAGCGGTTGCTGTGCTGTCTG GTTGCCATGCCAACCTTTTCTATGCTGATGAACCCAAACCTCAGCTTGAGGTGCTTACTGATGCTTTTTGGGACTACATTGCCAAAGCCACACAGACAGCTGATGACACCCTCGATATGATCAAGACGTCCCCCATTGGACAGGAAATCAA TGCTCGTCTGACAGAGAGCGCTGACGTAGCCAGCAGGTATGCAGTGGCCCTGCAGGAGCAGCTGTCCCCCGCAGCCCAGGACGTGATGAACAGGATTACAAAGGAGGCAGACGTGCTGAAGAACGTGCTGACCCAGGAGCTCAGTTCTGTCAGAGGAAAGCTGGAGCCCTACACCGACAACATGAGGGCCCAGATCCAGCAGAGGGTGGAAAAACTCAAGCAGGACCTGTCCCCTTACGCCGACTCCGAGGCCCTGAGAGCAACTTTGCTGCAGAAGAGCGAAGAGCTGAAGAGCAACCTGGAGCAGAGTGTGAAGGACCTGCAGGCCCAGCTGGGACCTTACACTGATGACCTGAAGCAGAAGGTGGACCAGCACCTGCAGAAATTCCAAAAAAGTGTCGCTCCCATGACCGAGAAGGTTCAGCTGGAGCTCAGTCAGCGAGCAAATCTGGTGAAGCAGATGGTGGCGCCCTACGCTGAAGACCTCAGAGAAAAGCTGGACCCTTATGCACAGGACCTCCAAGCCCAGCTCATGTCTCTCTACCAGTCCTATGTCAATGCCAACTAA